The Chelonoidis abingdonii isolate Lonesome George chromosome 11, CheloAbing_2.0, whole genome shotgun sequence genomic interval ttatttatatataaaggtTTGTTGTTATCTAGACAACTTACAAAGCCATGTCGGCCGATAAATCTCCAGAGGATTGAGTCTTTCTAGGAGTCAACGAAGTTCTTACGAACACATCCTTTATAGGATTGCTGCCATAGATGTAATTTTGTATCAGCTTGTCAGACTTCTGTTGCAGATATCTGTGCAGTGCAAGCTTTGCTTGGTAAATACAGGCATCTGCTGGAGGCCTGAAATGTGAACTCGGTAGACAGAAGCTAGAAACTGACAGTATGGGGCATTTGGATGTCTGAGTACAGATTTCCTTAGCTCCCAGATATAGCACGTGCATGTAGTGCCATCAACACGGGGGCATCTTGGGATCTGTTGCTGTAGGAAACATAACACAACCTCAGAATATTTCAGTAGATGCTGCAATGAGAAAAATAGCTCAGGCTTTTGCCTCAGGATATTCTAATGTAAGTTCGAACATCACTTGTCTTTGCCTTCCCTATTCCTTCCATAACACTACTTCAATTATCATAGCAACCCAAGGTGTCAAATTAGCTTAAATGAACTGATGCACCAGTAAAAATGTCTCCTTGCTTTTAGAGTTATATAGGAAATACAATATCTGCATAATGCAAATGGTGGTGGTCATCATGTTTTTAGGGTCTCCTTCAGGAACCCCATCTGGATATGAAAGTGATTTCTAATTTGGGTTTTCACATTAGGAATGCCTAACGGTAGGCAGCCATAAATGAaaataagaacattaaaatgcagTACGTAATAGTGTATGTATTTCCccaaatatctttaaaaactACCATAATCAAACCTAGGAAAGTCTTTCTCCTGTATACTTAAATTTCCATAAACAAATATGTACTCTGGCTTAATAATTAAAACATGCAACAAAATATAACACAAACTTCCTTCAGTATGCAGAACATGATTAAACCACTGTACAACTGACAGGTCCattgaggaggagagagggagccaAACCCATTCATCAACAGGTGTTTTGAGGCCCAGTTTCACAGAATGGCTTAGCTTGCCCAGGCAACTAATGACAGTTCGTAAatcctctgtctcttcctcctcgCTGGTAACCTGAAACAAAACCAGGCCACAGGCTAAATACTCAGCGCGAGAACTTACACCAGTAACCCAACAGCACAAACAGTTGTGCTTATCTATTTTGATACGTAGCTGCATAACATGCATGACAGGGACATTTATTGAACTGTTTGGCAACTAGGATCAAGAACGTGCAGATAAGCTGCAGAAGTTGCaagcagaaaaggaggaaaaagggaGGCTGAAAGAAGAGGCAAAAGCTGCAAAAGAGCGGGCCAAGGAAGAGGcgaagaagaagaaggaggaagagaaagaactgaaagagaaggaaaggagagagaaaaaggaaaaagatgaaaAGGAAAAGGCTGAGAAGTTACGAGCGAAGGAGGAAAAACGCAAGGAGAGACAGGAAGCTTTAGAGTAAGTGATTTGTGTCTGTAACTTATATTGCCATAGCTTATTTCTATAAGCACCTTTAAAGCAATATAACAATCAGCATTAAaggtttgcactgatttaactatcTGTGTCTAAATAGTTTTAGTACCAATTTTAACTGTGTGGACCTGTCCTAAGTCTTAAGAATTTTCTTCTTGAATGCGGATGATAAACTGAGCTCCTACTTTGAAATGGCTGAAAAGAGGTTTCATGCTTCACCTGAGGTTTTTCCTGTTCATGTCATGGCTGGggaacttctttttttaaaaagtgtttttatgttACAACCACAAATCCCTCTTCTGGGTGTTGGAGGAAGTTGAAAATGGATAACTAGTAGTGTAGACGTGGTTGCACATATAAACTTCCAGTGCAGAAGACATGAATAGTCTTTTGTTCCACATTCTTGCTGGTTTTGATCAAATGAATGGACTGCCCTTTTGTTCCATTTGTACAATGGGTCTTGgcccatgactggagctcctaggctctacaaataataaaatactgtCACCTCAATGACTTGTGTGGTAACTCCTTAAATTAACTTTATATTTTAAAGGGCAAAACttgaagagaaaaggaagaaagaggaggagaaacggttaaaagaggaggaaaaggtaaaaatttcTTGCTTTATTTTGGAGTCTTGCTGTCCCTCTGCTTTCTATTTAGGTTCTTGTATTGGAATTGGAGACTGCTAGTGTCCTTGATCACCCTGACACCCACATTGCCCTTGCTAGATCATCCAGAACGTGGCTTCTCATATCCCCTCTATTCCCCTCTCTGAATCTCTCCATTTGCTCTCCTCTGTTGCATCAAATTTCAATTTCTTGTGTTCTTATTCAAAGTGCTACGTATTCAATCTAGTCTTATTGCACTACTCCACCAGTGATGCCTTGGTACACCTCTGTCCATTGCTCCCATGAGTGCTGTTGCCTTTGTTCATACttgtccatctccaccttcctctccccccaaaatatAAAAGCTTTCTCTGTTCTGGTCTGTCAAGCTACTGCCCTGTCCATAAATCCTTGTGGAACTTGCCTCTTTCGACAATGCTCACAAACCATGCTGCAGCATGGAGAAGTTGGTCTTCTCAGTCTTGTGAAGGAGTATCTGGGCCAGTATGGAAATTCTGACCTTTCAGGACTCTGGGGTAGAAATGGGGAACAGTGGCAATATGGAAATCCTTCCAAAAGTCTTTGGGGAGCAACTCATGTACTTGCTCAGAGGATATTGTGATGGGCTTTTGACAGATCTTCCATCCAAAGCGCTCATAACCCATCCTCTGAGCAGGATAACAGTACAAGCCCTCCACCAGAGCACCGTTCTTCCCACTCAGATTCCGAGACCGGCACTCAAGTGATGAATTTAAAGCAAGAGAAAAGAGAACTGGAGCAACCCCTTATCCGAACACCTAGCCTCCTTAGCCTGCCCACTTGTTTTGTTGGGTTCGGTTACAGGATTCCAACACAGGAATAGTAGTACATTCATTTGTTAGCGATCACTACTGGTGTCCAGATTTGTACTGGGTGTTTCATAGGAAGCAACAACCTTTTTGTTAATGTTTCATTGTATTACAGGAGCTGAGCAAAAAGACCAAACCCCTCACTCCATACCTCTTCTTGGACTTCAGTGAGCTAAAGAGTGTAACCCCTGTTAAAGACTGGGCCATATTAATGTTCATTTAACAAGTTGGTAACATGTATTTCAACCCTCTAATTCCAGCGCGTTAATGCACAGAAGGCAGAAATCACCAGGTTCTTTCAGAAACCAAAGACTCCACAAGCCCCCAAGGTTGGTTATTGctaatcattttctttatttctctgcCTCATTTACTATCTTCTGAACCAACCCTCTAGTTCTGTTAACGACATGCatcctaatttattttaaaaagtgatggcTGTGCATCTGTGGTTAGACAATTGAAAACTTTGTGGCTGATGCTGTGAGGGACAGAATTGTAATCTCTTACGGTAGAGATCATACTTCTTGCCAGTTATACTAAAAATCCATGACTTCATTAATAGCTGTTCCAGGAATGATTGTGAGACTTTAATTCTCCTCAAGGGGTTCTGCTGAACTCACAAATAGGAAGTATATAatccaggggtagtcaataggcagactgcAGGCTAAATACTGACCACCAGACGCTTTTGAACAGActccaaaatgtttttaattattatcattattttttatttttctttggagtctggatcttgactATGCCTTGGCCAAAAAATAGACTACCCCTGATCCTAGCATCTCTTGAAGTATCAAGATTTTAGATTTAACTCAAATAGGCTAGTGCTGCTGTTTTTCAGATGCTGATGGATTCAGACTTTAACATTTCTAAACATGCTTTTAATTTCAGACCCTTGCTGGCTCCTGTGGGAAATTTGCTCCCTTTGAAATTAAAGAGAACATGGTCCTGGCTCCACTCTGTCGTGTTGCCTTTGATCAGGACCTCTCAGATCAGTTAGATCAGCTCCTACAAGCACAGAATAATGACATTTCTTTCTTGGAAGAACTAAAGTGCCGCAGACCACATAAAACTGGACCTACCATTGTCTGTTACCGCAGTGCTGACATAGTCAACAGGTTAGTCTGGGGCGTGGGATTGCTGTTCACTTACATACCAACTGTGAAACCAGTGTTGGAAAATGGTTTGCACCAACAGTGATCACAAAAAAGggagggttttcttttaaaattagtcCTGTATGAGCTTCCTAACCACAGGAAGCAATGTATTGTGATGCAGATTTCCTTGATTCCATACACAAGCTCACAAATCCTTCTCCGCAGGGAGTCTTGCACTTTAACAGTGTCCAATGGGGAAAGGGAGTTCTCTGTTCGCTTCATCTAGGGTTTTGTCTACACACTTGCAtcaaaacttttgtcgctcaggggtatgaaaaaacaccccctggaACGACAAAAGATTTAATGacaaaaagcaccagtgtggagaGCGAAGCTACCATCCCTTATtggaagtggttttattttgtcaccggAAAGGTCTCTCCTGGTGATAAagaatggctacactgcaaaCCTTACAACggcgcagctgcagtggtacagccgCCCTGTTGTAAGgttcgcagtgtagacatagtctaaataacatggctttaaaaaaaaaagatgccaaCAGATAGATAAATCAGAGCTGCTATCACACACAGGTTGGTGTCATTTATTTAGGGAGGGACCTGGTTGGGATAGAAGCTTTGTCCTTGCAAGCGGATGGTGATGTGTAGTTAATTCAAACACTCTAGAATTGTTTGAGATTGCTGAACTGAAGAGGGTCTCTCAGGCCTTTTAAGTGATGTCTGTAGGTTCTATCTGAGCAGTGGAGGAGTATGAAACCACTGAGGACTGTGTTTGTTTCAACAGTGATGTGGTGATAGTGGATAGCTGCAAAATGGACAATGTTCCTGATAGGAAGAAATTTGGCAGGATGAAACTCCTACAGTTTTCTGAGAATCATCGACCTGCATACTGGGGCACATGGAATAAGAAAACCACTGTCATTCATCCCAGGAATCCCTGGTCAAAGGACAATGTAAGCATTTCATAATCAGCGTGGTATTACCCATGCCTTACTGATTGCTTTCTTTCAATTCTGAACCAGACCTTGTGTCCAAATACCCATGCGTTCTTCTTTTGCATTTCACAGACCAGTTGTCATTTATTCCCTCTTGCTGCTGTTTGAATTGTTGCACGAACTCTTGCGTTGCTCTCTGAGTTCGCTGACTGACTGACTGGTGACATGTGGACATTTCTCATTACAGAAACTGCTTGACTATGAGATAGATAGTGATGAAGAGTGGGAAGAGGAAGAACCAGGAGAATCTCTCTCTCACAGTGAAGGGGTGAGGATTTCCTGTACTAGCCAGCCTTAAAGTTATGGAGATGATTCAAAAGAAACATAGGTGTCATCCTGGACTGAAGCTTTGTTGTTTTTAGTCTCAAACCAGACAGATGACCCTCTTTTCTGAGACTGTTCACATCTagattcttgctgctttttgaaCTCTTGCTAGGTGACTTATAAAGTGCAGTTTCTAGTAAAGTTAACTTATATCTTCAGGATGATGATGACGAGGGAGGcgaagatgaagatgatgatgatggcttTTTTGTACCTCATGGGTACCTATCTGAGGATGAAGGAGTGACAGAAGTAAGTGAATTGAGTGACTGTGGGCCTCAATTTCCTTGTTTCCCAAATGCACTGTGTAATAAGTTGCATACCTTTCAGGAGGGTGCTGCTGTGTTGGCTCAAACTTCTAAAGACTTGGGCACTGTTCTCATTGGTGCAAACTGCATGAAATGTATACTTCAGCCTTTAATACTTGCACACTCTATAGTCAGTTAGCATATCAGTGTCTTTGCACTTCCAGATAGGTGTATACTGCAGCATTTTATCCAAGCAGGGGAGAACAACATTGGACAGAGGCAGTTTTATTCACTTACAACATGTTGTTACAAAGGGATGTATCAGTTTAATATGTTGTATGGCCATATGAAAATCCAAGAAAGCTCTTCTGTGGTGAGTGGAGTAGAGGAAGGTTGAGCTAGGAGAAGGAGTTACCAATAGCATATAATGATTTCTCCCACTCTATAATAGCACATTTGTATAGTGAGTGGTAATTAGAGGAGCATTTTGAAATACACGTAACACTGTAGTGAAAGACGATGCTGATTGTAAGCTTTATGCCTACGATGAGGAGGGTGAGTTAGAAATTCCACCAGACCCAAAGGATGACAAACTTTGCTGTATGGGCAACTTAAAACGGAATGTCAGGATGTTATCTCCTCTGAGTGAAAACCCCACATCTAGGAATATTCcagccaaaagagaggaaataagCAGCTGATAATGGCCACTTCAGTGCTTTAGCCTGCTGGTCTCAGGGAAAATGTGTAACTTCCTGGGAAAGCTTCTACAACAGGGCGACCCTACACTTGGAAGCTTCACTTCTAAACAGCTTATAAAGAGGCATTCATCAGGAATGGGCTCAAATCCCATTCTTGAGAGTAAGGATAACAGGGCTTCCCATCTAGCATTTGATtttgatatatatacacacacacacttttagaaGAGTtgtcattttgaaaactttatgtCGAAGTGTTTCTCAGTGGATATGGGACTCAAGAAACCAGTGTTCTaggctcagctctgccactgccctacTATGTAACTTTGATTTAcatcccctccctgtgcctcagttctccatctgtaaatgggAATATTTCCTACCTGTGTGAGTCATGGATGACAAGCTCTGTGACAGCTAGATATTTAGTGAATCACCAGCTAGCCATGAGAGATTGATAATAGGGGGGTTTCTGGCACTTTTACTGTAAAGCTGTGACAATACTATTTCTCAGCATTGTATGGGTCCATTAATTTGATAGCTTTCTTCCCAAAGTATTTCATGCAAACATTGTACCTTATACTTCTGATTTCTGATAGCTCTGAACACACTATGAAGCAGAAATGAGGGAATTTCAGTCTTTCTGGAATTAGTCAGAGGCTTTTCTTGACTTTCAGGAGCATGATCCAGAGAATCAAAAAGTTCGTCAGAAGCTGAAAGCAAAGGAGTGGGATGAACTGATAGCCAAGGGGAAGAGGTTCCATGTTCTTCAGGCTGTGAAGATTGGCTGCATCTGGGaaacagaagaaagcaaaaacagtgcAGATGCAGAGCTAAAGGTGCTTCAGCAGTTTGCAGTTTGTATTCTGGATTCATCTCTTGCTGAGGAAGAGCAGATGCAGAAGACTAgcaaaaaaaggacaaaagacCAGCAAAGTAAGACTGGGAAGGGCCAAACCTTTGTGATTTCTCCTGTGTAGCAGTAAATCACATGTCACCTGTGAGGAAACCCCTCACACATTCAGTCtaagtttgtttaaaataatgaatagtgtTAACTGACTAGTGTATGAAGTCAGAAATATTTGCACGTGAACTTGGTGGAAACTTCCATGCTGGGTAGTTCTAACTATGTTCTATCTGAAATCTGAGTTCAGTTGTATCCGTATATACTATTCATTGACTCTCTATTGATGATTAATGCTATAGAGGCAGAACTAGTTAACAGAAAGGATGCTAATACCATGAAAACGGAGAGAGGGCTAGAGCAGGAGAAGGAgttggactcctgggttctattcccaattGATACTGATTTATCTGAGTTTAACAATACttttcctctctgtaaaatggtggGTATAATACTATACTGGGCTGTTGCACTGCTTGCATTCCAAAATTCCTTTAAGCAAAGTGCTTTCCCCAGGTACTTTGAGTCACCACAACccttgtttgtgggttttttggtaaCAACTGCTTAGTTTATATCAGCGAGTCAATGACTTATCCTGGTATACCATATACCAGCTTGCCTTCAAAAACATACATGCAatcatctttctctctctagtCCTGGGACAACTGCTTCCGCTGCTCCATGGGAATGTTAATGGAAGTAAAGTGATCATCCAGGAATTCCAGGAGTGTTGCCGCCAAGGACTGTTCAGTGAAGCGGCCCTTGCCCCAGATATTAGTGATGCTAGTCCTACAAGTCCCAACACTTCCCGCCCGCAGACTCCAGTCAACGAGGACTCTGCTATCCCTTCCAAAGCCAGACTAAAGCGAATTATTTCAGAGAACTCTGTGTATGAGAAGAGACCTGAATATAGGATGTGTTGGTATGTCCACTCAGAGGTGCTGAAAAGCTTTGACCAAGAGCACCTTCCTGTTCCTTGTCAGTGGAATTACGTCACGCCAGTCTTTTCTGCAGCCAAGGAGGACAATAGTGTACCAGGAGTGACAGTGATACAAACCACTCCAGTTTCAGTAAAGAGAAAGGCAACAGGAAGCATGTCTATCACCAAGTTCATGAAAAAACCTAGGGATGCAGAACAGGTGAGTTCCTTTAAGAACATTCTAACTTTATGTAACTCAGAAGGAGATGAGAACCATTAACATAAAATAGTGCTGATCTAACTAGGCAAGCATGGATCTCCCTATGGATGGCAAAATGCTGGTTTAGCAGAGGGGAATAGTGTCATGAATTTCATTGCAATGAATCCCTTGTGGTATGGGGTGGCGAGAGAGCGGAAGCTGATACATTTAATTTGAATAGGTAAGGTGCTGCTTTAGAGTTCTAATTTTCAAGTTGAATAGGAAGTCTGTTTAAAATTTTGGCAACTCTTCTTTCTGTCCTTCCACTTTCCCCTATGTGGGTAATGATCACCTCCAAACCACAAATGCTTTCTGAACACCTGGCTAACCCTGCTTATACTGCAGTTCTCATCCTATATGCATGCAAAATAGTGCATTCTATCACTATCAAGTATCTTCCTTGCTGCCTAGCCTTGACTCACTCCTCTTGCTCTCTGTTGCTTGTATATATTG includes:
- the CHAF1A gene encoding LOW QUALITY PROTEIN: chromatin assembly factor 1 subunit A (The sequence of the model RefSeq protein was modified relative to this genomic sequence to represent the inferred CDS: inserted 1 base in 1 codon; deleted 2 bases in 2 codons; substituted 1 base at 1 genomic stop codon); amino-acid sequence: MAXWQLFAPXGARSPPANRWQLRASLPSRSRLRRWLLARLGGAEVTWGSLGLSAWRSVEPPRLPPNTSGRSWRAPVLAAAGGGARAALRGRDMAAMECRDKPVIPTRKLVQARLPFKRLNPVPKEKYDTGMEVKKAKSSQGVGQNKDSSLVLSHGSLDNMENDCQLDSEMQFTPKLVNGKGPLDNFVQKNMKNNMRETVLIFDLTEDSNHTLSDGLDHSKLNSEASSSVETTNGMIEDTKQSTSLKPVQNAQVDVSMDTNPPCEATAHKDEDSLDVTKSCSELSNTQCNNLENESELKGVIFEGKMPVVVLEDIMTVRSPHVMSLEGSMTSESETMESSPEGDSILTNSSLSSPSSTSSPEAQPIPQNRSDTSPLAASIPVRKVYQKFLKSSAEKEKLRLQRDQERADKLQKLQAEKEEKGRLKEEAKAAKERAKEEAKKKKEEEKELKEKERREKKEKDEKEKAEKLRAKEEKRKERQEALEAKLEEKRKKEEEKRLKEEEKRVNAQKAEITRFFQKPKTPQAPKTLAGSCGKFAPFEIKENMVLAPLCRVAFDQDLSDQLDQLLQAQNNDISFLEELKCRRPHKTGPTIVCYRSADIVNSDVVIVDSCKMDNVPDRKKFGRMKLLQFSENHRPAYWGTWNKKTTVIHPRNPWSKDNKLLDYEIDSDEEWEEEEPGESLSHSEGDDDDEGGEDEDDDDGFFVPHGYLSEDEGVTEEHDPENQKVRQKLKAKEWDELIAKGKRFHVLQAVKIGCIWETEESKNSADAELKVLQQFAVCILDSSLAEEEQMQKTSKKRTKDQQILGQLLPLLHGNVNGSKVIIQEFQECCRQGLFSEAALAPDISDASPTSPNTSRPQTPVNEDSAIPSKARLKRIISENSVYEKRPEYRMCWYVHSEVLKSFDQEHLPVPCQWNYVTPVFSAAKEDNSVPGVTVIQTTPVSVKRKATGSMSITKFMKKPRDAEQAEGVEMDGFQADTEEEEEDDCMIVDVRPGKDSTSAITETTSESDGAVEIVPMQAAIAVGPSNRV